In Brasilonema sennae CENA114, the sequence GACTTTTTGGTTTCTTCTGTTTTATTTGTCGAAGTGTTCAAATTTGAATACTTCGTGAGTTCAACTGAAGGTTGCCCGGTTTTTTCCTCTAAGCCAGTGGCGGCTACAGCTTTCCCTTCAAATAGGAGACTACCGATATTATAGCTACCCCCAAACCGGATGAGTCCGTGTAAGGCAAGTCCTGCAGCAAGACCAACTACCATAAGGTAGCGTAGGGTATTTAGTTTCGAGATGCGATACTGAAGCGCTCGATTAGTTTTATTATTGTTGATTTCCTGACTGACAAGTGCTACTGGTACGATTGCAGTTACTTCGGTTACGGCTTCTGGGATTTGATAATTGGGAGTCAGGTTTTCGTTATCCATAATTACTTAAAATTATTGATTGAAATTATTGATTTAAAACAAAGTTTGTTTGAGTTGCAGAGGGGGTACTGCGTGGTGATGGTACTTCTAAGACGCGCTTACCACCTAGCAACATGAGTTTTTCAACCAACTGCATCGATACCCCAGCGGTGCTAGCAGCAGCAACAAGTTCCTCTCCTTGGGAGCATAACTCGATAAGTTGATTTAGCCGTTGCCAGAGTGTACTATCTGTAGTTACCCATTGCTTGGAGAGGGCAATCTGCATTCCCTTGGTGATATATTTGCTGTCAGATAAAGCTGTATAACTAACTTCTGGTCTTGTTTCTTGAGTCTTGCTTGGGGTATCGCCAACAATTTCAATTTGGCTGTACTGGGGTGCACCACTACCTGGTACAATCCGGAAGTGATAGCTTTTCAAAGTTGACCCGGATTCGGTAATGACCGTCATGTGCGCGCCGTAGGGGGCTTCTGGTAGACCAGGGATTTTGACTTTCTCGATGCGACGAATGTGAATCAATCCTGCCCCTGTACTACTACCAGAGCATCTGCCTAGCCCTTCAAGACATCCGTCAACGTCAAAAACAAACCTTGAGGGATCGTCCAGCCAGATTTTTTTGATAGTTTCTCCAGTACGGTAAAACGAAATAGATACCCCATGTCCGTTCCAAACTTTGACAGTTTGTAATTGGGCGGTTTCTCCTGACACATGTGATGCTGCAACTTGACGGATGGTATTTGCAAATACAGGTTTTAAGGGTGCAAATATGGACGCGCAGCAGAGGTGAATTAGACTAAAATAGATTATATATTTGAATTTCACAGCTTTAATGACCTATCGACTCTGATAGTGATTTTGGTGTTTTTAGGTACGTACCAAACATTGGGACGGCGATTGATTTCCTCAGTGGCGCGTTCAGTGCGTTTGCTGACTGTATCGCTCAACTTGCCAAAAAACCCTTGAACGAAAGCACCTTCAATGCTACGCTTGTTATTGCGAGTGCGAGTTCTTGTTCCACCTAGAGGTAAATCTTCTGTGACCTCTTCGGATTTATTGATAATTTCTCCAATTTTGGCGATACCAGCAATTGTTCCTAAAGTGGCATCGTATTTGGCAATTTCTGGTCCTTTATCTTTGTAAGGTCTGGCGATGAGGGGCGAACCTGCTTCTCCTAAGACTGATATTGTACCAGGTGATACTGGATACTCAGTTCCGTCCTTAAGGATAGTTGTTACCTCAGCATACACGCCTGATGAGTCATCGACTGCAAGCATTGTGATTGTGACTTGCGTACCTCTTGGAATGGCAATTTCGCCTGTATTGCTGTAAAGTGGTTCATCTAACTGGGCAACAAACCGTAGCGTATTTGTTTGTGCTTGCGAACGGTTGTTATTGTTATGACTTGTTTGAGGTAAAACCAGAGGAGTGACCAAGGTTGCATTTGCAAATGAACCAACAACCAAATACTGTGGTTTTCTCTCATAAAGAATTTGTGCTTCTTCGCTGAGGTAGTCATAACTCACATTTACAGCTTGGCTGCTTTCTTCATTATCTGCGTACTTTGGGCTATTACTTTCGATGGTAGGTTTCCAACGAGGACGTAATTCCTCAATCGTGTTATTGTTGGTTGTGTCAGTACTCTCGTTACGACGGCTGCGGCGACGGGAACGAGTAGTATTAACTTCTGCTGTGGATCTTATTTCTCCGGTTGTAGCAGTAACCTCTTTTGTACTCGTGCTTGTGCTTTCGGTTGTGCTGGGGAAAGCGGTGAGTGCATATTTAACCTGACCAACATTTCCCACGCTACGCAGCCGTTCAAGTTCGGCGAGTGGGTTCTTCGCGACGGTTTGGTTTTGGTTATTATTTACAGCTTTTGTCAGTAAGGAATGAGTGAGGTTAGAATGACTCACACGGGGGATTTTCGAGACGGGAGCAGTAGGACGTAAAGGTGGTATTGGTTGAGAGGCGATTTCTCTACGTCTTGGTTTCAACTCTGGTTCGGCTGCTGGTTCTCGATAGACACGTCTTCTTGGTGGAGGAGTTTCTTGAGTGACGACTTTTTGTTGTGTGGGGCGCGTTTCTGCTTTTGTTGGTTGTATCTTAGCTTCAGCTTTGCTTTCCTTCTCATCCTTCTTGCCATTGAGTGTATCAAGTTCTTCTTGTTGCTTGGCAAGGGCGAGTTTGGCGTAAACATCCCCATCTTTCTGTTCCGACGGGGTAGTAGTGGGACTAGGGGTAGGGGTAGCTTCTGGTTTTAAGCCAGTTTTACTACCGTTCATCATTCCGTTAAGGACAAGAAATACCAATAAAAACCCTACGCCAAATGCACCACCAATAATTCCTAATCTTGACCAAGGGGATGTGACAAAATCGTGTTTAGTTTTTATTAAAGCTGGGTCTTCGTCTCCTTCAAGTTCATCTTCTACTTCAGTACTATTCTCCTGATTCTCGTCTACTTCCTCATGTTTTTTCTCCTCACTATCGAATGGTAGAAAACTATCTACATCAGAAACATTATGATGATTTTCGTGTAACTGTAACATATAAGAATTCGGTTTGATTTGGTGAAATTACTTGCGTAGGGAGAAAACTCTTAACAGGAAAGAAGGCTCTTTGAGGTGTACCTAGCCTCGCAAAAATCTGCGGAGGAGTCCTATATAATTTTTTTAAAAACTAATTACCAAGAAAGGAGTCAGGAACCAGAATAAAATGCTGAATTCTTCTTCAATTCTTCTTACTCTCCTAAATCAGGACTTGCTGAATACTGAATTCTTCAATTCTTCTTCAATTCTTCTTACTCTCCTGACTCCTGACTCCTGAACGGCAGTCGCCCCAAGTCGGGAAACCCGCCCACGGCGCTGCCTCCTCCTGAATTCTTCTTCAAAAGATCGTAATCGATAATTTGAGTAATTTCTAGACCTGATTGTCTAGCAGAATAAATTTTTTCGTCGAGTTCAGTTGGATTGGCTGGTAGCTTGGGAGTATCGATAGCTGAGATGGTAATTGTTTTGTTGAAGGCAATCCCTTTTCCTGAGTTTCTCTCTCTATCAAAAGCTACTAGTGTCGCAATATAATCAACTTCCCATTTCCCATATTTTATTTTTCTGGGTTTGGATATATAGCGAGTAACAAGTGAAAATTGAGATTCGCCATTGAATACGCCATCAGGAACCATTTCAGCAATTCTTTTGAGAAAGCTTGCTCGAAAGTCTTGATTTTCAGATAGAGCAAATGCTGCTGACCATGCTCTAGTTGGAATTCTTTTTCTGTTATTTTTTGTCGTTTTTATTTCTACTCCCTTGTCAGGTTTGGTAACATTTTCGCCATTTTCATTGGCTTGGATTAGTCCATCCCAACCGAACATTTTCATCATACTATCCGAGACAAATCTTTTGATAGTTTCGTCATCACGTTCGTTGGGACCAACAAACTTAGCTATTGAGGTAGATCCATCTCGAAGTTGAACAACTGTCATACCTTTGACATAACGGTTTGTACCAGAACTTATTCCAAGATTTACCAATTGTAATAAGACAGATAGGATAGTTCCTCCTGCTGTTATGGTGATTGCCATGCCGATAGGTGTAGAGATAGATTGACCGTAACTGAGGAGGCGGGCTGGTTGAGATTTAGACTTAGATTTAAGCATAATTATTTGTTAATTACTATAAGAAGTTAGGAGTCAGAAGTCAGGAGGAGGCAGCGCCGTGGGCGGGTTTCCTCCTGACTCCTGCATTCTTATTAATTATTTTTGACCTTACCGATTTTGTTACCAATAAACTTGGTTGCATTCACAGCAACGGTAGCAGTTGTACTTGCTCCACCAGTGGCAATTCCTGCTGCAACTTCAGCCCCAAATGATGTTACCTGACTTAGTCCCGTCCAAACGGCTATTCCACCACCAGCGGCAAGAGCTGATGCAAGAATGGGTGATACCAACCCAACGAAAAGGAGAAATATCATAGGTTGGTTTTGTTCGGAATTAGCAATAAGCTGTCCGCACAAACCAATAATGATGTTGAAGCAAAGTTTCGCCATTCCAACTGAAAAATAACCAGTTAACCAAGCGAAAATGGGTTTAGCACCAAAGGGAAGTAGCGAACCACCGACTGCTA encodes:
- a CDS encoding TrbI/VirB10 family protein, whose product is MLQLHENHHNVSDVDSFLPFDSEEKKHEEVDENQENSTEVEDELEGDEDPALIKTKHDFVTSPWSRLGIIGGAFGVGFLLVFLVLNGMMNGSKTGLKPEATPTPSPTTTPSEQKDGDVYAKLALAKQQEELDTLNGKKDEKESKAEAKIQPTKAETRPTQQKVVTQETPPPRRRVYREPAAEPELKPRRREIASQPIPPLRPTAPVSKIPRVSHSNLTHSLLTKAVNNNQNQTVAKNPLAELERLRSVGNVGQVKYALTAFPSTTESTSTSTKEVTATTGEIRSTAEVNTTRSRRRSRRNESTDTTNNNTIEELRPRWKPTIESNSPKYADNEESSQAVNVSYDYLSEEAQILYERKPQYLVVGSFANATLVTPLVLPQTSHNNNNRSQAQTNTLRFVAQLDEPLYSNTGEIAIPRGTQVTITMLAVDDSSGVYAEVTTILKDGTEYPVSPGTISVLGEAGSPLIARPYKDKGPEIAKYDATLGTIAGIAKIGEIINKSEEVTEDLPLGGTRTRTRNNKRSIEGAFVQGFFGKLSDTVSKRTERATEEINRRPNVWYVPKNTKITIRVDRSLKL